In the genome of Streptomyces violaceoruber, the window GCGTCGGCGCCCTCGCCACCGCCCCCAACGCCCTCGCGTCCACGGACACCGACAGCGTGGGGGCGGAGCACGACGGCCACGACCACCACCACGGCCACGGCCACGGCGGGGTCGGCTACGGGCCGCTGCTCCCCGACCCGGACGGCATCCTCGCCCTGCCCGCCGGCTTCCGGTACGAGATCATCACCTACTCCGGGCGGACCAAGCTGGAGTCCGGCGAGTACACCCCGTCCAACCACGACGGCACCGCCGCCTTCGACGGCCCACGCGGCACCACCCTCCTCGTCAACAACCACGAACTCGGCGGCCACCGCGACGACTGGCCGCACCCCGTCCCGCTCACCGAGGGCCTCGTCTACGACCCGGCCGCCGCCGGCGGCTGCACCGTCGTCGAGGTCCGCCGCGGCGGCCACGTCGCCGAGTGGGTCGGCATCGCCGGCACCGCCACCAACTGCGCGGGCGGCAGCACCCCGTGGGGCACCTGGCTGACCTGCGAGGAGACCGAGGACAGGGCCGGCGAGGAGGGGATGACCAAGGACCACGGCTACGTCTTCGAGGTCGACCCCGAGGACCGCCGCGCCAACCGCGAACCCAAGCCCGTCAAGGCGCTCGGCCGCTACGCCCACGAGGCCGTCGTCATCGACCCCAAGCGCGGCCACGCCTACCTCACCGAGGACGCCTCGGGGCCCAACGGCCTCCTGTACCGCTGGACCCCGCCGGAGCACTTCCGGCACGGCCGCGGCCGGCTGCGCACCCTCGCCGACGACGCCGGGGTCCTCCAGGCGTTCAAGTGCTTCGACTCCGGCGGCAAGTTCGTCGACGACCTCTCCCGCGCCACCAGGACCGGCACCGTCTACGGCGTCGACTGGGTCGACGTCCCCGACCGCGACGCGCAGACCACCTCCGTGCGCAAGCAGTTCGCCGCCGGCGAGGTCACCCGGGCGCGCAAGCTGGAGGGCATGTGGTGGGCCGACGGCGGCGCCTACGTCGTCTCCTCCTTCGCCCGTGACGAGAGCCCGGGCCGGCCGCACGACGGCCAGGTCTGGTTCTACGACCCCAAGCGCCGCACCCTGACGCTGAAGGTCCTGCTCGGCGTCAACGCCGACCCGTCCGCCGACGGCGCCTTCGACGGCCCCGACAACATCACCGTCTCCCCGTACGGCGGCCTGGTCATCGCCGAGGACGGCGACGGGGTCCAGCACCTGTTCGGCGCCACCGACAGCGGCCGCACCTACCCCATCGCCCGCAACGAACTGAACCTCGGCACCGAGGACGACCCCGAATACAGCGAGTTCACCGGCGTCACCTTCTCGCCCGACGGCCGCACCCTCTACGCCAACATCCAGACGCCGGGCATCATGCTCGCCATCACCGGGCCCTGGAAGCGCCAGAAGCGCCGGTAATTAATTCGCTCGCCCGAACGACGGCCGCCCTTTTAGAGTGATGAACGTCCAGGTGCGAAGGCAGGACCTACTTCCACTCATAATGGGGCGGCCACGGGTTCGAGTCCCGTCACCGGCACAACGCGCCGGTGTAGCTCAGGGGTTAGAGCACCTTGTCGGTTCCGCCGACCTGAACTCTGGACACCCACAACTTCATGCACCTCCCGGTGCGCGGGCCGCGGCTACTTCTTCTGCAAAAAGAATCCCATGCCGCCGCCCACTTGATCTCGGGAGGCCCAGCAGTCCAAGGGTGCCCGGTGCGCAGGCAGCGGATATTTCCTTTGATCGGACGGTTGCGGGTTCGAATCCCGTCATCGACTTCGGGTCGGTGTAGCTCAATTCGGCAGAGCATCCGTACAGTCCCGTCGCCGATTCCGACCTCGGGCACCCTTACGCTGCCGTGTCTCCCTCCGGAAATGTTCGGGATTTCGAGCTTTCGAGAATTCGGGGGAATTCACCATGGCGCGCTTCAACACCAGGACCGCGAAGGCGCAGCCCACCTCGCGCGTGACGTCGACGGGCCGCGTGCTGCGCACCTACGAGGGCGGCCGGGGCACCGAGCGCGACGCGCGCTCCGAGCTCTACCTGCTGTCGGTGGCCAACTTCGTGTCCCAGCAGACCTTCTACGAGTCCGGCGCCGCCCGCGACGACCGTTTCGCCGCGCTGGTGCGCGAACTCGCCGTCGCCGACCCGTCCTGGACGGCCGGCCTGCTCGGCTGGCTGCGCGGCGAGGGCAACCTGCGCACCGCCTCGATCGTCGGCGCCGCCGAGTACGTCAAGGCCCGCCTCGACTCCGGCGTCACCGATGGACCGTCCAACCGGCAGGTGATCGCCTCCGTCCTGCGGCGGCCCGACGAGCCCGGTGAGCTGCTCGCGTACTGGACCGCGACGTACGGCCGCGCCGTGCCCAAGCCGGTCAAGCGGGGGATCGCCGACGCCGTGCGGCGGCTCTACCACGGCAAGTCGCTGCTGAAGTACGACACCGCGTCCAAGGGGTACCGCTTCGGCGACATCCTCAACCTGGTGCACGCGGCCCCCGACCCCGACAAGCCGTGGCAGGGCGAGCTGTTCCAGTACGCCCTCGACCGCCGGCACAACCCGGACACCGCGGTGCCGCCCGCCTCGAACCGCGTCCTGACCGCGCACCGCGAGCTGATGGCGCTGCCCGTCCCCGAGCGGCGAGCGGCGGTCACGGCACCCGACGGTGCCGAGCGGCTCGCGGCGGCGGGCATCACGTGGGAGATGCTGGCCGGCTGGCTCCAGGGGCCGATGGACAAGGCCGCCTGGGAAGCGGTGATCCCGTCCATGGGAGCGATGGCATTGCTCCGCAACCTGCGGAACCTCGACGAGGCCGGTGTCTCGGACGAGGTCGCCGCCCGGGTCGCGGCGCGGATCAGCGACCCGGCCGAGGTGGCGCGCTCGCGGCAGTTCCCCTTCCGCTACCTCGCCGCGTACCGGCACGCGCCGTCACTGCGCTGGTCGTACCCCCTGGAGCAGGCGCTCGGGCACTCGCTGGCCAACGTGCCCGCGCTGGGCGGCCGGACGCTGGTCCTCGTGGACCGGTCGGGCTCGATGTTCTACTCGCGGATGTCGGACCGCTCCGAGCTGACCCGGGCCGACGCGGCGGCGGTCTTCGGCACGGCGCTGGCGCTGCGGGCGGCCGACGCGGACCTGGTCGAGTTCGGTTCGTCGAGCAACCGCGTGACGTACCGCGAGGGCGAGTCGGTGCTGAAGGTCCTGGGCCGCTTCCGCAACCTCGGCGGCACCGACACCACCGAGGCGGTGCGGCGCCACTACGAGAAGCACGACCGGGTGCTGATCGTCACCGACGAGCAGTACGCGTACAGCCGGTACGGCGACCCGACCGAGCAGGTCCCGGCACACGTGCCCGTCTACACCTGGAACCTCGCCGGGTACCGGGCGGGCCACGGCCCCTCGGGCCGGGCCAACCGGCACACCTTCGGCGGGCTCTCCGACGCCGCGTTCCGGATGGTCCCGCTGCTCGAGGCGGGCCGCGACGCCGACTGGCCCTGGGACGCCCGGGACGAGCACGCGCGGTAGGGTGCCCGGAAGGTTGCCCGCTGTGCAGGGAGGGGCTGTGGCGCAGGTCAGGCCCATGCGGGCGGATGCCCGGCGTAACCGTGAGCGGTTGCTGGCGGTGGCGGCGCAAGCGTTCGCCGAGCACGGGGAGGGTGCCTCCCTGGACGACATCGCCCGGCGGGCCGGGGTCGGCGTCGGCACTCTCTACCGGCACTTCCCGACGCGGCAGGCGCTGCTGGAGGCCGCCTACCTGGAGCGGCTGGAGGCGATCGCGGCCCGCGCCGACGTGATCGCGGCCGCCCGGCCGGCCGGCGAGGCGCTGGCGGAATGGCTGAACGAACTCGCCGCCGAGATGCTCCGGGTGCGCGGGCTGAAAACGCTCCTGGGATCGGCGGTCACGGACAGTGGCACCCCGAAGGCCACGGCGTGCGGTGACTGCCTGCGAGTGGCCGCGACACGGCTCGTCCGGGCCGCCCAGCACGAGGGCACGCTGCGGCGGGACATCGAGCCGATCGAGGTGCTGCGGTTGGCGCACGGGGTGGCGACGGCGTCCGGACTGACCAGGAGTGGGGCGGACGGGACGACCATCCGGAGGTATCTGAGCCTGCTGACGGAGGGACTTCGGGCATAGCGCGTATCTCTCAGGGATCCGGGGCCCCCTTGTGTCCGTCGACCAACGACCGTACTTGCAACGTCTCCTGGGTGTCGGGCGCGATCGATTCGAGGGCCAGGGCGATCCCCTCGTAGCCATGCGGCACTTGCCGGCCGGCGCGCACCACGGCGAAGGCCCACAGCAGCGTCGGCAGTTCGGCACTCGGTGCGTACCCGGGGTCGAGCCCGGTGAGCTCGAACCAGACCTCTCGTGCGGCGGGTCGGCCGACGGCGGGCGCGAGGGCCAGGGCGTGCGCCAGCGTACGTTCGAAGGAACTCACGGCGTTCGACGGGTAAGCCGGTTCAGCTTGCCGCACAACGGCCGGATCGGTCACCGGGGCCTTGACTGCGGTGCGGATCATGTCCTGGACAGCCTCGGTGTCCGGCACGCCGTGCAACTCTCCGCCGGACAGTGGAAGGAGACCTGGCGGAAACGCCTCGTCCGGAACGTCCTCGATGAAGAAAGGGGTCAGCTTCGCCAGGTCGGAGCAGAGAGACGGGTCCGCGAACGCGGTCTCCAACGCCTCCCTTCGCAGGGGGCCGACGGCGAGACTGTGCCGGGAGACGAGCAGTACCACCCGGCCGGCCCGGCGCAGGGCGATTCTCAATCGTTCGCCCCGAGGGTCGGCGGGGCCGTCCAGCCGGAGGACGTCGACACTGCCGTGCGTGTCCAAGTAGGTGTGGACCCACTCCCCCCAGCTCCGGTCCTGTTCGGTGTAGGCGACGACGAAGTCGACCGGGAGGTCGGACTCGGGGCCGAACGGCGGACGCAGGTGCGCCGTCTCGCCCACCCTGATGTGCGGCAGAGCGGCCGCGCGAGCGTCGGCGACGAGATCGGCCACTTCCAGCACGATCTCCCGGTACTCCGTCGACTCGTGCCCCTCCGGGCCGCGGGGCACGAGGTGGACGAGGCCGTGTCTCTCATAGACGGAGTCGGGGCCGCGCCGCACATAGTGGTAGGCGTTCACGGCGTC includes:
- a CDS encoding PhoX family protein yields the protein MSLTRRDFAGRSALTGAGVVLAGSVGALATAPNALASTDTDSVGAEHDGHDHHHGHGHGGVGYGPLLPDPDGILALPAGFRYEIITYSGRTKLESGEYTPSNHDGTAAFDGPRGTTLLVNNHELGGHRDDWPHPVPLTEGLVYDPAAAGGCTVVEVRRGGHVAEWVGIAGTATNCAGGSTPWGTWLTCEETEDRAGEEGMTKDHGYVFEVDPEDRRANREPKPVKALGRYAHEAVVIDPKRGHAYLTEDASGPNGLLYRWTPPEHFRHGRGRLRTLADDAGVLQAFKCFDSGGKFVDDLSRATRTGTVYGVDWVDVPDRDAQTTSVRKQFAAGEVTRARKLEGMWWADGGAYVVSSFARDESPGRPHDGQVWFYDPKRRTLTLKVLLGVNADPSADGAFDGPDNITVSPYGGLVIAEDGDGVQHLFGATDSGRTYPIARNELNLGTEDDPEYSEFTGVTFSPDGRTLYANIQTPGIMLAITGPWKRQKRR
- a CDS encoding TROVE domain-containing protein, giving the protein MARFNTRTAKAQPTSRVTSTGRVLRTYEGGRGTERDARSELYLLSVANFVSQQTFYESGAARDDRFAALVRELAVADPSWTAGLLGWLRGEGNLRTASIVGAAEYVKARLDSGVTDGPSNRQVIASVLRRPDEPGELLAYWTATYGRAVPKPVKRGIADAVRRLYHGKSLLKYDTASKGYRFGDILNLVHAAPDPDKPWQGELFQYALDRRHNPDTAVPPASNRVLTAHRELMALPVPERRAAVTAPDGAERLAAAGITWEMLAGWLQGPMDKAAWEAVIPSMGAMALLRNLRNLDEAGVSDEVAARVAARISDPAEVARSRQFPFRYLAAYRHAPSLRWSYPLEQALGHSLANVPALGGRTLVLVDRSGSMFYSRMSDRSELTRADAAAVFGTALALRAADADLVEFGSSSNRVTYREGESVLKVLGRFRNLGGTDTTEAVRRHYEKHDRVLIVTDEQYAYSRYGDPTEQVPAHVPVYTWNLAGYRAGHGPSGRANRHTFGGLSDAAFRMVPLLEAGRDADWPWDARDEHAR
- a CDS encoding TetR/AcrR family transcriptional regulator, which codes for MAQVRPMRADARRNRERLLAVAAQAFAEHGEGASLDDIARRAGVGVGTLYRHFPTRQALLEAAYLERLEAIAARADVIAAARPAGEALAEWLNELAAEMLRVRGLKTLLGSAVTDSGTPKATACGDCLRVAATRLVRAAQHEGTLRRDIEPIEVLRLAHGVATASGLTRSGADGTTIRRYLSLLTEGLRA
- a CDS encoding toll/interleukin-1 receptor domain-containing protein, producing MGPPGLPHWFFTSYSDIRSNFPLVERFHQDVERWVGQILGRQTPGRGFVDVRDVKPGELWEDRIVRNGVCTSMAMLVLYSPSYFQSHWCAREWTVFTARVGRHRSEACAPSCLIGVLWQKGKQDWPDAVNAYHYVRRGPDSVYERHGLVHLVPRGPEGHESTEYREIVLEVADLVADARAAALPHIRVGETAHLRPPFGPESDLPVDFVVAYTEQDRSWGEWVHTYLDTHGSVDVLRLDGPADPRGERLRIALRRAGRVVLLVSRHSLAVGPLRREALETAFADPSLCSDLAKLTPFFIEDVPDEAFPPGLLPLSGGELHGVPDTEAVQDMIRTAVKAPVTDPAVVRQAEPAYPSNAVSSFERTLAHALALAPAVGRPAAREVWFELTGLDPGYAPSAELPTLLWAFAVVRAGRQVPHGYEGIALALESIAPDTQETLQVRSLVDGHKGAPDP